The following proteins come from a genomic window of Musa acuminata AAA Group cultivar baxijiao chromosome BXJ1-7, Cavendish_Baxijiao_AAA, whole genome shotgun sequence:
- the LOC135679531 gene encoding tubby-like F-box protein 1 isoform X2 — MSQQRAFLSRVSSSSLGLFRESRNWARRERGEVEEAEEIDGGGRDGALEVPGEEEEEGGRWERMPPELIGEIVQRVEAGGERWPLRKDVVSCACLCRRWREVTRGFVRPPLETGKITFPSSLKEPGPADIPIQCFIKRNKKNSTFYLYLGLTQTRRFRHGARTEYIISLDVDGLSQGSNAYVGKLRSNFLGTNFRIYDSQPPHSGAKASSSRASRRFASKQISPQVPAGNFEVGQVSYKFNLLKSRGPRRMHCTLECPVGNSEEDSPKPKAHSGGVPLVLRNKAPRWHEHLQCWCLNFHGRVTVASVKNFQLVATADASQPPGVGDEETVLLQFGKFGDDLFTMDYRQPLSAFQAFAICLTSFGTKFACE; from the exons ATGTCGCAGCAAAGGGCCTTCTTATCAAGGGTCTCGTCATCGTCCCTTGGTCTCTTCAGGGAGTCCAGAAACTGGGCGCGGCGGGAGCGGGGCGAggtggaggaggcggaggagataGATGGGGGAGGTAGGGATGGGGCGTTGGAGGTtccaggggaggaggaggaggagggcgggaGGTGGGAGCGGATGCCGCCGGAGCTGATCGGGGAGATCGTGCAGCGGGTGGAGGCCGGGGGGGAGCGGTGGCCGCTGCGGAAGGACGTCGTGTCCTGTGCCTGTCTCTGCCGAAGGTGGAGGGAGGTGACCAGAGGGTTCGTCCGCCCCCCGCTCGAGACCGGCAAGAtcaccttcccctcttccctcaAGGAG CCAGGGCCAGCGGATATTCCGATCCAGTGCTTTATTAAAAGGAACAAGAAGAACTCGACCTTCTATTTGTATCTCGGCTTGacacaaa CTCGTCGGTTTAGGCATGGTGCTCGCACTGAGTACATCATCTCTCTTGATGTTGATGGCCTGTCTCAAGGAAGTAATGCATATGTGGGAAAGTTGAG ATCCAACTTCTTGGGTACAAATTTTAGAATCTATGACAGCCAGCCACCACACAgtggtgcaaaagcatcaagcagtCGAGCAAGCCGGCGATTCGCAAGCAAGCAAATTAGCCCACAGGTTCCTGCTGGTAATTTTGAGGTCGGACAGGTGTCGTATAAGTTTAACCTTCTTAAATCAAGAGGGCCAAGAAGGATGCATTGCACTCTAGAATGTCCCGTGGGCAACTCGGAGGAAGACTCACCAAAGCCGAAGGCACATAGTGGTGGGGTACCCCTAGTTCTCAGGAACAAAGCTCCTCGGTGGCACGAGCACCTGCAGTGCTGGTGCTTGAACTTTCATGGTCGGGTCACAGTGGCCTCAGTGAAGAATTTTCAGCTGGTGGCAACTGCAGATGCCAGCCAACCGCCAGGGGTCGGGGATGAAGAGACGGTGCTGCTGCAGTTTGGTAAGTTTGGGGACGACCTGTTTACCATGGATTACCGGCAGCCACTCTCGGCCTTCCAGGCATTTGCAATCTGCCTCACCAGCTTTGGTACAAAATTTGCCTGTGAATAA
- the LOC103992803 gene encoding protein MALE DISCOVERER 2 isoform X1: MGGRWNLFRFHLHKVLCVVLMIHLLGDECLSINLEGLSLLEFRSRVESDPYGALQNWNPSDDDPCNWTGVHCADGKVVTLNLKEFSLRGILAPELGNLSHLRTLILYRNNFYGVIPKEIGGLTMLELLDLRNNMLNGTIPKEIGEILSLKHLLLCHNKLQGNTLLIQNPNMHFDLMHDQNLSCDMANNLGHVNRKVKNCFWETGWQTLKKFNSFLIPFEGRIIQILDISPLRVLLPSLRSEGSLADGQKERNNYLATGFGEPYIASNVHVPTARRRLVEETRNLPAAPGSNGPVLQAVTVPPIASGSFPAIRDKSKLKPAPAPIPPQTPAPVSPSKTPPESTPTKPTDSAGNDIPLNKKSATWLYVLVLPAAALLLTLVTCMFLVCRSKNSSTIGPWKTGLSGQLQKAFVTGVPKLKRPELEAACEDFSNIVVSYPDFTIYKGTLSSGVEIAVVSTTITSTDDWSRHSEFLFRKKIDTLSRMNHKNFVNLLGYCEEDEPFMRMMVLEYAPNGTLYEHLHVEEFEQLDWSARMRIIMGMAYCIQHMHELNPSVPHPNLQSSSILVSEDFAAKIADVSVWKEIVSEGKTNGDDDLDPSESLSADPAGNVYSFGILLLEIVSGKVPYSEEQDSLLNSVVEYLNGNGGVGSLVDPSLKTHKEEELKIICEIIQACINPDPSKRPTMKEVTSKLRAVIAISPEAATPRLSPLWWAELEILSVEAS, translated from the exons ATGGGGGGTCGATGGAATCTGTTCCGTTTCCATTTACACAAGGTGTTATGCGTGGTCCTGATGATCCACCTCCTCGGCGATGAGTGCTTGTCGATCAACCTCGAAG GGTTATCGCTGTTGGAATTCCGTTCGAGAGTGGAGTCTGATCCTTACGGGGCATTGCAGAATTGGAATCCCAGCGACGACGACCCCTGCAATTGGACCGGTGTTCATTGCGCCGATGGTAAAGTAGTCACGTT GAACCTTAAAGAATTTTCTCTGCGAGGAATTTTGGCACCTGAGCTTGGGAATCTCAGTCACCTGAGAACTCT TATACTTTACAGAAACAATTTTTATGGTGTCATCCCTAAGGAGATTGGAGGACTAACCATGTTGGAGCTCTTAGACTTGAGGAACAACATGCTAAATGGTACAATTCCCAAGGAGATTGGAGAAATTCTCTCTCTCAAGCATCT TCTGCTTTGCCATAACAAGTTGCAAGGCAACACACTTCTgatccaaaatcctaacatgcaCTTTGATCTGATGCATGATCAGAACCTTTCTTGTGATATGGCTAATAATCTGGGTCATGTTAACAGGAAAGTTAAGAATTG cTTCTGGGAGACTGGTTGGCAAACGCTGAAGAAATTTAACTCCTTTCTGATCCCATTTGAAGGAAGAATTATACAGATCCTTGATATTTCACCCCT AAGAGTTTTGCTTCCAAGCCTTAGATCTGAAGGAAGTCTTGCGGATggacaaaaggaaagaaacaattaTTTAGCCA CTGGTTTTGGTGAGCCATATATAGCATCAAATGTACATGTACCAACTGCACGCCGTAGGCTGGTTGAAGAAACCAGAAACCTCCCTGCTGCTCCTGGAAGCAATGGTCCTGTACTTCAAGCTGTCACTGTTCCACCTATTGCAAGTGGCTCATTTCCTGCAATAAGAGATAAATCTAAACTAAAGCCAGCCCCAGCTCCTATACCTCCTCAAACTCCAGCACCTGTTTCTCCTTCGAAAACTCCTCCTGAATCAACACCGACAAAGCCTACGGATTCTGCTGGGAATGATATTCCGTTGAACAAAAAATCAGCAACATGGTTATACGTTCTTGTTCTTCCGGCAGCTGCTTTGCTTCTTACCCTGGTGACATGCATGTTTTTGGTTTGCCGCAGCAAGAATTCATCTACTATAGGTCCTTGGAAAACTGGCCTAAGTGGTCAGTTACAGAAGGCATTTGTAACAG GGGTACCAAAATTAAAGCGCCCAGAGCTTGAAGCTGCTTGTGAGGATTTCAGCAATATTGTTGTCAGCTATCCAGATTTCACAATCTACAAGGGAACATTATCAAGTGGGGTCGAGATAGCAGTAGTATCGACCACCATCACATCTACCGATGATTGGTCAAGGCATTCAGAATTTCTTTTCAGGAAAAAG ATAGACACGCTTTCTCGTATGAATCACAAGAACTTTGTCAACCTCCTCGGTTACTGTGAGGAGGATGAGCCATTTATGAGAATGATGGTCCTTGAATATGCACCTAATGGCACACTCTATGAGCATCTTCATG TAGAAGAATTTGAGCAACTTGATTGGAGTGCTAGAATGAGGATAATTATGGGGATGGCCTACTGTATCCAGCACATGCATGAGCTGAACCCATCCGTGCCCCATCCCAACCTGCAGTCGAGCTCGATCCTCGTATCAGAGGATTTTGCTGCCAAG ATTGCGGATGTCAGTGTTTGGAAAGAAATTGTCAGCGAGGGAAAGACAAATGGAGACGATGACCTTGATCCCTCTGAATCCCTTTCTGCAGATCCTGCAGGCAATGTTTATAGTTTTGGAATCCTGTTGTTAGAAATAGTTTCTGGAAAGGTTCCATATTCTGAAGAACAAGACTCCCTTCTGAACTCG GTTGTGGAGTACCTCAATGGTAATGGTGGTGTTGGCTCCTTGGTTGATCCCAGTTTGAAGACCCATAAGGAAGAGGAACTAAAGATCATTTGTGAGATCATCCAAGCTTGCATCAATCCCGACCCGAGCAAGAGGCCGACCATGAAGGAAGTTACTTCTAAGTTGAGGGCAGTGATTGCGATTTCACCCGAAGCAGCCACACCAAGACTCTCTCCACTTTGGTGGGCAGAACTCGAGATCCTGTCGGTCGAAGCGAGCTGA
- the LOC103992803 gene encoding protein MALE DISCOVERER 2 isoform X2, with protein MLICRCICHRGVEDDGGISKKNWNPSDDDPCNWTGVHCADGKVVTLNLKEFSLRGILAPELGNLSHLRTLILYRNNFYGVIPKEIGGLTMLELLDLRNNMLNGTIPKEIGEILSLKHLLLCHNKLQGNTLLIQNPNMHFDLMHDQNLSCDMANNLGHVNRKVKNCFWETGWQTLKKFNSFLIPFEGRIIQILDISPLRVLLPSLRSEGSLADGQKERNNYLATGFGEPYIASNVHVPTARRRLVEETRNLPAAPGSNGPVLQAVTVPPIASGSFPAIRDKSKLKPAPAPIPPQTPAPVSPSKTPPESTPTKPTDSAGNDIPLNKKSATWLYVLVLPAAALLLTLVTCMFLVCRSKNSSTIGPWKTGLSGQLQKAFVTGVPKLKRPELEAACEDFSNIVVSYPDFTIYKGTLSSGVEIAVVSTTITSTDDWSRHSEFLFRKKIDTLSRMNHKNFVNLLGYCEEDEPFMRMMVLEYAPNGTLYEHLHVEEFEQLDWSARMRIIMGMAYCIQHMHELNPSVPHPNLQSSSILVSEDFAAKIADVSVWKEIVSEGKTNGDDDLDPSESLSADPAGNVYSFGILLLEIVSGKVPYSEEQDSLLNSVVEYLNGNGGVGSLVDPSLKTHKEEELKIICEIIQACINPDPSKRPTMKEVTSKLRAVIAISPEAATPRLSPLWWAELEILSVEAS; from the exons ATGTTAATTTGTCGATGCATTTGTCACCGTGGTGTCGAAGATGATGGTGGTATCTCAAAAAAG AATTGGAATCCCAGCGACGACGACCCCTGCAATTGGACCGGTGTTCATTGCGCCGATGGTAAAGTAGTCACGTT GAACCTTAAAGAATTTTCTCTGCGAGGAATTTTGGCACCTGAGCTTGGGAATCTCAGTCACCTGAGAACTCT TATACTTTACAGAAACAATTTTTATGGTGTCATCCCTAAGGAGATTGGAGGACTAACCATGTTGGAGCTCTTAGACTTGAGGAACAACATGCTAAATGGTACAATTCCCAAGGAGATTGGAGAAATTCTCTCTCTCAAGCATCT TCTGCTTTGCCATAACAAGTTGCAAGGCAACACACTTCTgatccaaaatcctaacatgcaCTTTGATCTGATGCATGATCAGAACCTTTCTTGTGATATGGCTAATAATCTGGGTCATGTTAACAGGAAAGTTAAGAATTG cTTCTGGGAGACTGGTTGGCAAACGCTGAAGAAATTTAACTCCTTTCTGATCCCATTTGAAGGAAGAATTATACAGATCCTTGATATTTCACCCCT AAGAGTTTTGCTTCCAAGCCTTAGATCTGAAGGAAGTCTTGCGGATggacaaaaggaaagaaacaattaTTTAGCCA CTGGTTTTGGTGAGCCATATATAGCATCAAATGTACATGTACCAACTGCACGCCGTAGGCTGGTTGAAGAAACCAGAAACCTCCCTGCTGCTCCTGGAAGCAATGGTCCTGTACTTCAAGCTGTCACTGTTCCACCTATTGCAAGTGGCTCATTTCCTGCAATAAGAGATAAATCTAAACTAAAGCCAGCCCCAGCTCCTATACCTCCTCAAACTCCAGCACCTGTTTCTCCTTCGAAAACTCCTCCTGAATCAACACCGACAAAGCCTACGGATTCTGCTGGGAATGATATTCCGTTGAACAAAAAATCAGCAACATGGTTATACGTTCTTGTTCTTCCGGCAGCTGCTTTGCTTCTTACCCTGGTGACATGCATGTTTTTGGTTTGCCGCAGCAAGAATTCATCTACTATAGGTCCTTGGAAAACTGGCCTAAGTGGTCAGTTACAGAAGGCATTTGTAACAG GGGTACCAAAATTAAAGCGCCCAGAGCTTGAAGCTGCTTGTGAGGATTTCAGCAATATTGTTGTCAGCTATCCAGATTTCACAATCTACAAGGGAACATTATCAAGTGGGGTCGAGATAGCAGTAGTATCGACCACCATCACATCTACCGATGATTGGTCAAGGCATTCAGAATTTCTTTTCAGGAAAAAG ATAGACACGCTTTCTCGTATGAATCACAAGAACTTTGTCAACCTCCTCGGTTACTGTGAGGAGGATGAGCCATTTATGAGAATGATGGTCCTTGAATATGCACCTAATGGCACACTCTATGAGCATCTTCATG TAGAAGAATTTGAGCAACTTGATTGGAGTGCTAGAATGAGGATAATTATGGGGATGGCCTACTGTATCCAGCACATGCATGAGCTGAACCCATCCGTGCCCCATCCCAACCTGCAGTCGAGCTCGATCCTCGTATCAGAGGATTTTGCTGCCAAG ATTGCGGATGTCAGTGTTTGGAAAGAAATTGTCAGCGAGGGAAAGACAAATGGAGACGATGACCTTGATCCCTCTGAATCCCTTTCTGCAGATCCTGCAGGCAATGTTTATAGTTTTGGAATCCTGTTGTTAGAAATAGTTTCTGGAAAGGTTCCATATTCTGAAGAACAAGACTCCCTTCTGAACTCG GTTGTGGAGTACCTCAATGGTAATGGTGGTGTTGGCTCCTTGGTTGATCCCAGTTTGAAGACCCATAAGGAAGAGGAACTAAAGATCATTTGTGAGATCATCCAAGCTTGCATCAATCCCGACCCGAGCAAGAGGCCGACCATGAAGGAAGTTACTTCTAAGTTGAGGGCAGTGATTGCGATTTCACCCGAAGCAGCCACACCAAGACTCTCTCCACTTTGGTGGGCAGAACTCGAGATCCTGTCGGTCGAAGCGAGCTGA
- the LOC135680055 gene encoding uncharacterized protein LOC135680055, with product MSVMKAPIRCCISCISCILPCGALDLIRIVHASGHVEEISGTVTAGDIMRAYPKHVLRRPLSPSSTNGVVVPEAVILPPSAELRKGKIYFLIPVAPPAPGKARSGMKGTTRRSWKKEADSEGQATEKTRLLHSEPYSSDTLSKKASTQTCRRRGRIAVWRPRLESISEISDDLCVNF from the coding sequence atgagcgtCATGAAGGCTCCCATCAGGTGTTGCATCTCCTGCATCTCCTGCATCCTGCCATGCGGGGCGCTCGACTTGATCCGCATCGTGCACGCGAGCGGGCATGTCGAGGAGATCAGCGGCACCGTCACCGCCGGGGACATCATGAGAGCCTACCCTAAGCATGTCCTGCGAAGGCCACTCTCACCGTCGTCGACGAACGGAGTCGTCGTGCCGGAGGCCGTGATACTGCCACCCAGCGCTGAATTGCGGAAAGGGAAGATATACTTTCTGATCCCGGTGGCGCCCCCGGCGCCGGGCAAGGCCCGATCGGGGATGAAGGGAACGACGAGGAGGAGTTGGAAGAAAGAAGCGGACAGCGAAGGTCAGGCCACCGAAAAGACGCGGCTGCTTCACAGTGAGCCGTACTCATCGGACACCCTATCGAAGAAGGCGTCGACGCAGACGTGTAGGCGGCGAGGGAGGATCGCGGTGTGGCGGCCGCGTTTGGAGAGCATCTCCGAGATCTCCGACGACCTCTGTGTGAACTTCTGA
- the LOC103992802 gene encoding CBL-interacting protein kinase 19, with protein sequence MSEAAKKTTSEQERRGKNGKDLLLGRFEVGKLLGAGSFAKVYVARNVLTDKLVAIKVLDKDKIVKGGYMGHIKREIAVLRRVRHPYIVQLFEVMATKTKIYLVMEYVRGGELFSRVNKGRLHEDNGRPYFQQLISAVAFCHARGVFHRDLKPENLLVDERGDLKVSDFGLSAVAEQKRADGLFHTFCGTPAYLAPEVLSRRGYDGAKVDVWSCGIILFVLMAGYLPFHDRSLLTTYRKIYMGVFRCPRWFSDDLVHFLHRLLDVNPQTRITIPEIMENPWFVKGFRRVEFYIEDNQLHSLGDPEDEQTQSNDEPYESGSESDCSVASCPASFSYEQREPRGPQSLTAFDIISFSKSFNLSGLFEETGETRFLSKEPVSEIVAKLEDIAKAMSFKVRRKACRISLEGTREGEKGPLTIGVEIYELTPSIVVVEVKKRAGDGQEYEEFCSKELKPGMQHLIYESPPVAKTTSSS encoded by the coding sequence ATGTCAGAGGCGGCAAAGAAGACGACGAGCGAGCAGGAGAGGAGAGGGAAGAACGGCAAGGACCTCCTCCTTGGCCGCTTCGAGGTCGGGAAGCTCCTTGGCGCCGGAAGCTTCGCCAAGGTCTACGTCGCCCGCAACGTGCTCACCGATAAGCTCGTCGCCATCAAGGTCCTCGACAAGGATAAGATCGTCAAGGGCGGATACATGGGGCACATCAAGCGTGAGATCGCCGTCCTCCGCCGAGTTCGCCACCCCTACATCGTGCAACTCTTTGAAGTAATGGCCACCAAGACCAAGATCTACCTCGTGATGGAGTACGTCCGCGGCGGCGAGCTCTTCTCTCGAGTCAACAAAGGCCGCCTCCACGAGGACAACGGCCGCCCCTACTTCCAGCAACTGATCTCCGCCGTCGCTTTCTGCCACGCTCGCGGCGTCTTCCACCGCGACCTCAAGCCCGAGAACCTCCTCGTCGACGAGCGCGGCGACCTGAAGGTCTCCGACTTCGGGCTCTCCGCCGTGGCCGAGCAGAAGCGAGCCGACGGTCTCTTCCACACCTTCTGCGGCACCCCGGCCTACCTCGCGCCCGAGGTGCTCTCCCGGAGGGGCTACGACGGTGCAAAGGTAGACGTCTGGTCCTGCGGCATCATCCTCTTTGTACTCATGGCGGGTTACCTCCCCTTCCACGACCGCAGCCTCCTGACCACGTACCGGAAGATCTACATGGGCGTGTTTCGGTGCCCCCGGTGGTTCTCCGATGACCTCGTCCActtcctccaccgcctcctcgACGTCAATCCCCAGACCCGAATCACCATCCCCGAGATCATGGAGAATCCCTGGTTCGTGAAAGGGTTCCGGCGCGTCGAATTCTACATCGAAGACAACCAACTGCACAGCCTGGGTGATCCAGAAGATGAACAGACGCAGAGCAACGATGAACCCTACGAATCGGGGTCTGAATCGGACTGCTCCGTTGCCTCCTGTCCAGCGTCGTTCTCCTACGAGCAGCGTGAGCCGCGAGGGCCGCAGAGCCTCACAGCGTTCGACATCATATCCTTCTCCAAGAGCTTCAACCTGTCGGGGCTGTTCGAGGAAACAGGGGAGACTAGGTTCCTGTCCAAGGAGCCGGTGTCGGAGATCGTGGCGAAACTGGAGGATATTGCGAAGGCCATGAGTTTCAAGGTGAGAAGGAAGGCCTGTCGGATCAGCTTGGAAGGAACGAGGGAGGGAGAGAAGGGCCCGCTGACCATCGGCGTGGAGATATACGAGCTAACGCCGTCAATTGTGGTGGTGGAGGTGAAGAAGAGGGCCGGGGACGGACAGGAGTACGAAGAATTCTGCAGCAAGGAGCTGAAGCCCGGGATGCAACACCTCATCTACGAGTCGCCTCCCGTCGCCAAAACCACTTCGAGCTCATAG
- the LOC135679532 gene encoding uncharacterized protein LOC135679532: MADEEQLRLDLEELQHLESVAKRPRVASLLASEIRNIEAKLSVATAAVAQAGVSAEKPSVAVTASRSYVTLGSFSWDQDNDKIKIYVFLEGVDEEKMETFFKPMSVDIKFHDIQGKNYRCAVSKLNKEIVPEKCKVAIKPTKVIITLFKASKGNWLDLYFKEDKLKPSLDKDRDPMAGIMDLMKNMYEDGDDDMKRTIAKAWTDARSGKTVDPLSRSL, encoded by the exons atggcggatgaGGAGCAACTCCGGCTGGATTTGGAGGAGCTGCAGCACCTGGAGAGCGTTGCCAAGAGGCCTCGCGTCGCCTCCCTCCTCGCCTCCGAGATCCGTAACATCGAAGCCAAG TTGTCTGTGGCAACTGCGGCGGTAGCACAGGCTGGGGTTTCTGCTGAAAAGCCGTCGGTGGCAGTGACTGCCTCTAGGAGTTATGTCACGCTTGGATCATTCAGCTGGGATCaggacaacgacaagatcaag ATCTATGTGTTCCTCGAAGGTGTGGATGAGGAGAAGATGGAGACCTTTTTCAAGCCAATGTCCGTGGACATCAAATTTCATGATATTCAGGGAAAGAATTATCGATGTGCCGTATCAAAGTTAAACAAGGAAATAGTCCCTGAGAAATGTAAAGTGGCAATTAAGCCCACTAAAGTCATTATTACACTCTTCAAAGCTTCAAAAGGAAACTGGCTGGATCTTTACTTCAAGGAAGACAAG cTGAAGCCAAGTCTCGACAAAGACAGAGACCCCATGGCAGGGATCATGGATCTGATGAAG AATATGTACGAAGACGGCGATGATGACATGAAAAGAACAATTGCAAAGGCGTGGACTGATGCAAGATCTGGTAAAACTGTTGATCCATTGAGTCGAAGTCTTTGA
- the LOC135679531 gene encoding tubby-like F-box protein 1 isoform X1, producing MSQQRAFLSRVSSSSLGLFRESRNWARRERGEVEEAEEIDGGGRDGALEVPGEEEEEGGRWERMPPELIGEIVQRVEAGGERWPLRKDVVSCACLCRRWREVTRGFVRPPLETGKITFPSSLKEPGPADIPIQCFIKRNKKNSTFYLYLGLTQTFMDKGKFLLAARRFRHGARTEYIISLDVDGLSQGSNAYVGKLRSNFLGTNFRIYDSQPPHSGAKASSSRASRRFASKQISPQVPAGNFEVGQVSYKFNLLKSRGPRRMHCTLECPVGNSEEDSPKPKAHSGGVPLVLRNKAPRWHEHLQCWCLNFHGRVTVASVKNFQLVATADASQPPGVGDEETVLLQFGKFGDDLFTMDYRQPLSAFQAFAICLTSFGTKFACE from the exons ATGTCGCAGCAAAGGGCCTTCTTATCAAGGGTCTCGTCATCGTCCCTTGGTCTCTTCAGGGAGTCCAGAAACTGGGCGCGGCGGGAGCGGGGCGAggtggaggaggcggaggagataGATGGGGGAGGTAGGGATGGGGCGTTGGAGGTtccaggggaggaggaggaggagggcgggaGGTGGGAGCGGATGCCGCCGGAGCTGATCGGGGAGATCGTGCAGCGGGTGGAGGCCGGGGGGGAGCGGTGGCCGCTGCGGAAGGACGTCGTGTCCTGTGCCTGTCTCTGCCGAAGGTGGAGGGAGGTGACCAGAGGGTTCGTCCGCCCCCCGCTCGAGACCGGCAAGAtcaccttcccctcttccctcaAGGAG CCAGGGCCAGCGGATATTCCGATCCAGTGCTTTATTAAAAGGAACAAGAAGAACTCGACCTTCTATTTGTATCTCGGCTTGacacaaa CATTTATGGATAAGGGAAAGTTCCTTCTGGCAGCTCGTCGGTTTAGGCATGGTGCTCGCACTGAGTACATCATCTCTCTTGATGTTGATGGCCTGTCTCAAGGAAGTAATGCATATGTGGGAAAGTTGAG ATCCAACTTCTTGGGTACAAATTTTAGAATCTATGACAGCCAGCCACCACACAgtggtgcaaaagcatcaagcagtCGAGCAAGCCGGCGATTCGCAAGCAAGCAAATTAGCCCACAGGTTCCTGCTGGTAATTTTGAGGTCGGACAGGTGTCGTATAAGTTTAACCTTCTTAAATCAAGAGGGCCAAGAAGGATGCATTGCACTCTAGAATGTCCCGTGGGCAACTCGGAGGAAGACTCACCAAAGCCGAAGGCACATAGTGGTGGGGTACCCCTAGTTCTCAGGAACAAAGCTCCTCGGTGGCACGAGCACCTGCAGTGCTGGTGCTTGAACTTTCATGGTCGGGTCACAGTGGCCTCAGTGAAGAATTTTCAGCTGGTGGCAACTGCAGATGCCAGCCAACCGCCAGGGGTCGGGGATGAAGAGACGGTGCTGCTGCAGTTTGGTAAGTTTGGGGACGACCTGTTTACCATGGATTACCGGCAGCCACTCTCGGCCTTCCAGGCATTTGCAATCTGCCTCACCAGCTTTGGTACAAAATTTGCCTGTGAATAA